A stretch of the Massilia sp. W12 genome encodes the following:
- a CDS encoding MAPEG family protein has translation MPFACWAILIAGLLPVCTVALAKAQRCYDNHDPRTWLERQQGWRRRADFAQRNHFEAFPFFAAAVLVALMYKLDGARIDQLAAVFLAARIAYTVCYLFDWALLRSLFWFVGYGCIIALFVMTGGAA, from the coding sequence ATGCCGTTTGCCTGCTGGGCGATTCTGATCGCCGGATTGCTGCCGGTCTGCACTGTGGCCTTGGCCAAAGCGCAGCGCTGCTATGACAACCATGACCCGCGCACTTGGCTGGAGCGCCAGCAAGGCTGGCGGCGGCGCGCGGATTTCGCCCAGCGCAACCATTTTGAAGCCTTTCCCTTTTTTGCCGCTGCAGTCCTGGTGGCGCTGATGTATAAGCTCGATGGCGCGCGCATTGACCAGCTTGCCGCCGTCTTTCTGGCCGCCCGGATTGCCTACACCGTCTGTTATTTATTCGATTGGGCGCTGCTCCGTTCGCTGTTCTGGTTTGTCGGCTACGGCTGCATCATCGCCCTGTTTGTCATGACAGGAGGCGCCGCATGA
- the smc gene encoding chromosome segregation protein SMC: MRLTSIKLSGFKSFVDLASFAVPGQLVGVVGPNGCGKSNIIDAVRWVLGESKASELRGESMQDVIFNGSTHRKPAGRASVELVFDNSLGRASGQWGQYAEIAVKRTLTRDGTSSYYINNQPVRRRDIQDIFLGTGLGPRAYAIIGQGMISRIIESRPEELRVFLEEAAGVSKYKERRRETENRLHDTRENLVRVEDILRELNANLEKLEAQAVVANKFRSLQAEGEEKQKLLWLLRKNEAAAEQARVFREIELAQNGLEEQTARLRSTELDLEQMRQAHYAIGDRLHQAQGHLYQTNAEIGSLEAQIKFVLESRQRLQNQINSVKAQREQWQQQLQHQQSELEEARIALEELGMKAQIAQESAQQHNDRLPNIEFDWRQAQLKSTESRGKIMQVQQQLELQAAHQRNAAAILSSLTARRERLQQEKGGLQAPDAGHLQFLREQQAEREMVLEEISQQLEEGQIQQPQAEDERKAAQQLAQQEQATLAQLEARLAALRQLQEKVQSTGKVQPWLQKHGLDHLPRLWQQLHIEAGWETALEAVLRERAGALEVSNLDWVKGFWRDAPPARLALYSPPTPGPDAAPQLAVQPFAALLKLNDPALRSLLEDWLAGIYVAQHVEDAFARRHELPPGGAFICQSGHLVGRHSVRFHAADSEQDGMLARQQEIDNLGKQIRAQQMLAEEARSRLQRAENQLNHLNQQILQWRQKQQSVTQAVHNGQIELVKLSEIEERFRQRSGQIEQDLAEIRAQEAEHQQSRLEAEQKFEELDIELAELQASHEEGQNQFLQKEAQLTLARQALRDAENAAREAEFAEKSQRNRIAELERGIATAREQSLQLQENLQAGQEELESLDDQSANEGLQELLDRRMGQEKALSDARHELDQITQKLRGMEEARMQGERSLQPLRDKITEWQLKEQAARLNQEQFAEQLQAANANEAELAQKLTPELRPSWLQGEVTRINNQINALGAVNLAALEELAVAQERKQFLDSQFQDLTEAITTLEDAIAKIDRETRDLLQETFDKVNGHFSTLFPILFGGGQARLIMTGDEILDAGVQVMAQPPGKKNATIHLLSGGEKALTATALVFAMFQLNPAPFCLLDEVDAPLDDANTERFCNMVKKMSAHTQFLFISHNKIAMEMAQQLIGVTMQEQGVSRIVAVDMESAANFASEAQAA, translated from the coding sequence GTGCGCTTAACTTCGATCAAACTGTCGGGCTTTAAATCTTTTGTCGATCTGGCATCCTTCGCTGTGCCTGGACAATTGGTGGGCGTGGTCGGCCCGAATGGCTGCGGCAAGAGCAATATCATCGATGCCGTGCGCTGGGTGTTGGGGGAGTCCAAGGCTTCAGAATTGCGCGGCGAGTCGATGCAAGACGTGATTTTCAATGGCAGCACGCACCGCAAACCGGCTGGCCGCGCCTCGGTCGAGCTGGTGTTTGACAACAGCCTTGGGCGCGCTTCCGGGCAATGGGGCCAGTATGCGGAAATCGCTGTCAAACGCACCCTCACGCGCGATGGCACATCCAGTTACTACATCAATAACCAGCCGGTGCGCCGGCGCGATATTCAAGACATTTTCTTAGGCACCGGGCTTGGCCCGCGCGCTTACGCCATCATTGGCCAGGGCATGATTTCGCGCATTATCGAATCGCGCCCGGAAGAATTGCGCGTGTTTCTGGAAGAGGCGGCGGGCGTCTCGAAATACAAAGAGCGGCGGCGCGAAACTGAAAACCGCTTGCACGATACGCGCGAAAACCTGGTGCGGGTGGAAGACATCTTGCGCGAACTCAACGCCAATCTGGAAAAACTCGAAGCGCAGGCGGTGGTGGCGAATAAATTCCGCTCCCTGCAGGCTGAAGGCGAGGAAAAGCAAAAACTGCTCTGGCTGTTGCGTAAAAATGAAGCCGCCGCCGAGCAGGCGCGCGTCTTCCGCGAAATCGAATTGGCGCAAAACGGTTTGGAAGAACAAACCGCGCGCCTGCGTTCGACCGAGCTGGATTTAGAGCAGATGCGCCAGGCGCATTATGCAATTGGCGACCGCTTGCATCAGGCGCAAGGGCATTTGTATCAGACCAATGCCGAAATCGGCAGCCTGGAAGCGCAAATCAAGTTTGTGCTCGAATCGCGTCAGCGCCTGCAAAACCAGATCAACAGCGTCAAAGCCCAGCGCGAGCAATGGCAGCAGCAATTACAGCACCAGCAAAGCGAACTCGAAGAAGCCAGAATCGCGCTGGAAGAATTGGGTATGAAGGCGCAGATTGCGCAAGAAAGCGCGCAACAGCATAACGACCGCTTGCCGAATATTGAATTTGACTGGCGCCAGGCGCAGCTCAAGAGTACAGAGTCGCGCGGCAAAATCATGCAAGTGCAACAGCAGCTGGAATTGCAAGCGGCGCATCAGCGCAATGCGGCCGCAATTCTCTCAAGCCTGACGGCGCGGCGTGAACGTTTGCAGCAGGAAAAAGGCGGCTTGCAAGCGCCGGACGCCGGGCATTTACAGTTTTTGCGCGAACAACAGGCCGAGCGCGAGATGGTGCTGGAAGAAATCAGCCAGCAACTCGAAGAAGGCCAGATCCAGCAGCCGCAAGCCGAAGACGAGCGCAAGGCTGCGCAGCAGCTGGCGCAGCAGGAACAAGCCACCCTGGCGCAGCTCGAAGCGCGCCTTGCCGCCCTGCGCCAGTTGCAGGAAAAAGTGCAAAGCACGGGCAAGGTGCAACCCTGGTTGCAAAAACATGGGCTGGACCACTTGCCGCGCCTGTGGCAGCAGTTGCATATCGAAGCCGGCTGGGAAACCGCGCTGGAAGCCGTGCTGCGCGAGCGCGCCGGGGCCTTGGAAGTCTCGAACCTGGATTGGGTCAAGGGTTTTTGGCGCGATGCGCCGCCGGCCCGGCTGGCGCTCTACAGCCCGCCAACGCCAGGGCCGGACGCCGCGCCGCAGCTGGCGGTGCAGCCGTTTGCCGCCTTGCTGAAACTCAATGATCCGGCGCTGCGCTCCCTGCTGGAAGACTGGCTGGCCGGGATTTATGTGGCCCAGCATGTGGAAGACGCCTTCGCCCGGCGTCATGAATTGCCGCCCGGCGGCGCTTTCATCTGCCAATCCGGGCATTTGGTCGGACGTCACAGCGTGCGCTTTCATGCCGCCGACTCTGAGCAGGACGGCATGCTGGCGCGCCAGCAGGAAATCGACAATCTTGGCAAGCAGATCCGCGCCCAGCAGATGTTAGCCGAGGAAGCGCGCAGCCGTTTGCAGCGTGCTGAAAATCAGCTCAATCATCTCAATCAGCAAATTTTGCAATGGCGGCAAAAGCAGCAAAGCGTGACCCAGGCTGTGCACAATGGCCAGATTGAACTGGTCAAGCTGTCTGAAATTGAGGAGCGCTTCCGCCAGCGCAGCGGGCAGATTGAGCAGGATCTGGCGGAAATCCGCGCGCAGGAAGCCGAGCACCAGCAAAGCCGGCTTGAAGCTGAGCAGAAATTCGAGGAATTGGACATTGAGCTGGCCGAATTGCAGGCCAGCCATGAAGAAGGACAAAACCAGTTTTTGCAAAAAGAAGCGCAATTGACGCTGGCGCGGCAAGCCCTGCGCGATGCGGAAAATGCGGCGCGCGAGGCTGAATTCGCCGAAAAAAGCCAGCGTAACCGGATTGCCGAATTGGAGCGCGGCATCGCCACCGCGCGTGAGCAGAGTTTGCAGCTGCAGGAAAATCTGCAAGCCGGGCAGGAAGAATTGGAAAGCCTGGACGATCAGAGCGCAAATGAGGGCTTGCAGGAATTGTTAGACCGCCGCATGGGACAGGAAAAAGCCCTGTCTGATGCGCGCCATGAATTAGACCAGATCACGCAAAAACTGCGCGGCATGGAAGAAGCGCGCATGCAGGGCGAACGCAGCTTGCAACCCTTGCGCGACAAAATCACCGAATGGCAACTCAAAGAGCAGGCGGCGCGCTTAAATCAAGAGCAATTCGCTGAGCAATTGCAGGCTGCCAATGCGAACGAAGCGGAGCTGGCGCAAAAACTCACCCCTGAGCTGCGTCCCTCCTGGCTGCAAGGGGAAGTCACGCGCATCAATAACCAGATTAACGCGCTGGGCGCCGTGAATCTGGCGGCGCTGGAAGAATTGGCGGTAGCGCAAGAGCGCAAGCAATTCCTTGATTCGCAATTCCAGGATTTGACCGAAGCCATCACCACGCTGGAAGACGCGATCGCCAAGATTGACCGCGAGACGCGCGACTTATTGCAAGAAACCTTTGACAAGGTGAATGGCCACTTCTCGACCTTGTTCCCGATTTTATTTGGCGGCGGCCAGGCGCGCCTGATCATGACCGGCGATGAAATTCTTGACGCCGGGGTGCAGGTGATGGCGCAGCCGCCGGGCAAAAAAAATGCCACGATTCACTTATTATCCGGCGGCGAAAAGGCGCTCACCGCCACCGCCCTGGTGTTTGCCATGTTCCAGCTCAATCCCGCGCCGTTCTGCTTATTGGACGAGGTGGATGCACCGCTGGATGACGCAAATACCGAACGCTTCTGTAATATGGTGAAAAAGATGTCTGCGCACACGCAG
- the dapD gene encoding 2,3,4,5-tetrahydropyridine-2,6-dicarboxylate N-succinyltransferase: MTEQLQNLIEAAWEQRAEFSPGNAPADVKQAVQQALAALDDGSMRVAQKIDGQWQVNQWLKKAVLLSFRLEGNAPMPCGQGDASVMQFYDKVPTKFANYTEQDFVRGGFRVVPPAVARRGSFIGKNVVLMPSYVNIGAYVDEGTMVDTWATVGSCAQIGKNVHLSGGVGIGGVLEPMQANPTIIEDNCFIGARSEIVEGVIVEENSVISMGVYISQSTRIYDRETGEISYGRIPAGSVVVSGSLPAADGKHSLYCAVIVKKVDAKTRAKTEINALLRAD; the protein is encoded by the coding sequence ATGACTGAACAATTGCAAAACCTGATCGAAGCCGCCTGGGAACAAAGAGCTGAATTTTCACCGGGCAATGCGCCTGCTGATGTTAAGCAGGCGGTGCAGCAAGCCTTGGCTGCGCTGGACGATGGCAGTATGCGCGTGGCGCAAAAAATCGATGGCCAGTGGCAGGTGAATCAGTGGCTGAAAAAAGCGGTTTTGCTGTCTTTCCGCCTGGAAGGCAATGCGCCCATGCCCTGCGGTCAGGGTGACGCCAGCGTGATGCAGTTTTATGACAAAGTGCCGACCAAATTCGCCAACTACACCGAGCAGGATTTTGTGCGCGGCGGTTTTCGCGTCGTGCCGCCGGCTGTCGCGCGGCGCGGCTCCTTTATCGGCAAAAACGTGGTCTTGATGCCCTCATATGTGAATATCGGCGCATATGTCGATGAAGGCACGATGGTCGATACCTGGGCCACCGTCGGCTCTTGCGCGCAAATCGGCAAAAACGTGCATCTGTCCGGCGGCGTCGGCATCGGCGGCGTGCTGGAGCCGATGCAAGCCAATCCCACCATTATCGAAGACAATTGCTTCATCGGCGCGCGCTCGGAAATCGTGGAAGGCGTGATTGTGGAAGAGAATTCGGTGATCTCGATGGGCGTGTATATCAGCCAATCGACCCGCATTTATGACCGCGAAACCGGTGAAATCAGCTATGGCCGCATTCCGGCAGGTTCGGTGGTGGTGTCCGGCTCGCTGCCGGCAGCCGATGGCAAACACAGCCTGTATTGCGCCGTGATTGTGAAAAAAGTCGATGCCAAAACCCGCGCCAAGACTGAAATCAATGCCCTTTTGCGCGCAGACTGA
- a CDS encoding ATP-binding cassette domain-containing protein yields the protein MIRISRLHLMRGSKPLFESADLTIHPGERVGLIGANGAGKSTLFAMLKRELHADGGDFDMPASWRIAHVAQSTPALQTSALDYAMDGDVHLRSLQRRLNALETLSQAEQQAHGLELANLHTQLADADAYTAQSRAEQLLLGLGFSMQQMGQPVASFSGGWRMRLNLAQALMCPSDLLLLDEPTNHLDLDAILWLEDWLGRYPGTLLVISHDRDFLDGVAQVTVHIHERKLRRYSGNYSAFERQRAAQLELAAAQYEKQQRQRAHLQSFIDRFKAKATKAKQAQSRVKALARMEELAPLHAAAEFSFEFREPDNAPNPLLRMETVQAGYRSESGDTPIVSRIDFALQLGMRIGLLGVNGAGKSTLIKTIAGEIAPLSGQLTLGKGLTVGYFAQHQLEMLREDDSPLQHLVRIAPQAREQDLRNFLGSFLFQGEMATSPVKPFSGGEKARLALALIVWQKPNLLLLDEPTNHLDLETREALTMALAQFDGTLILVSHDRHLLRACTDQFMIVAEHRLQEFDGDLDDYRDWLFKTRLAKAAAQQVEKEGGADRREQKRLEAEQRQRLSVLKKPIENKLKKIETAMTRAQEQKAPLDAELAGSEIYDPARKERLKQILAQQAQLARELETLEMEWLEQQQALEDLLQQP from the coding sequence ATGATACGCATTTCCCGGCTGCACTTGATGCGCGGCAGCAAACCGTTGTTTGAAAGCGCAGACCTGACCATTCATCCGGGCGAGCGGGTCGGTTTGATCGGCGCCAATGGCGCCGGCAAATCCACCCTGTTCGCCATGCTCAAACGTGAATTGCATGCGGATGGCGGCGATTTCGATATGCCCGCCTCCTGGCGTATTGCGCATGTGGCGCAAAGCACGCCGGCGCTGCAAACCAGTGCGCTCGACTACGCCATGGATGGCGATGTGCATTTGCGCAGTCTGCAGCGGCGCTTGAATGCGCTGGAAACCTTAAGCCAGGCCGAGCAGCAAGCGCACGGCCTGGAACTGGCCAATTTGCACACGCAGCTGGCCGACGCCGACGCCTACACCGCACAATCACGCGCGGAACAGCTTTTGCTGGGCCTGGGCTTTTCCATGCAGCAAATGGGGCAGCCGGTGGCCAGCTTTTCCGGCGGCTGGCGGATGCGCCTGAATCTGGCGCAAGCCTTGATGTGCCCCTCTGATTTGCTGCTGCTGGACGAACCGACCAACCACTTGGATCTGGACGCGATTTTGTGGCTGGAAGACTGGCTCGGACGCTATCCCGGCACCTTGCTGGTGATCTCGCATGACCGCGATTTCCTCGACGGCGTAGCGCAAGTCACGGTGCATATTCACGAACGGAAATTGCGCCGCTACAGCGGCAATTACAGCGCCTTCGAGCGCCAGCGCGCCGCACAATTGGAGCTGGCCGCCGCGCAATATGAAAAGCAGCAACGCCAGCGCGCGCATTTACAGTCTTTCATCGACCGCTTCAAAGCCAAGGCCACCAAGGCCAAGCAGGCGCAAAGCCGGGTCAAAGCCTTGGCCCGCATGGAAGAGCTGGCGCCGCTGCATGCGGCGGCGGAATTTTCATTTGAATTCCGCGAACCCGACAACGCCCCCAACCCGCTTCTGCGCATGGAAACCGTGCAAGCCGGCTACCGCAGCGAAAGCGGCGATACGCCTATCGTCTCGCGCATTGATTTTGCGCTGCAGCTGGGCATGCGCATCGGTTTGCTGGGTGTCAACGGGGCGGGCAAATCGACCTTGATCAAAACCATTGCCGGCGAAATCGCACCGCTCTCGGGCCAGCTGACGCTGGGCAAGGGCTTGACGGTCGGCTATTTTGCGCAGCACCAATTGGAAATGCTGCGTGAAGATGACAGCCCTTTGCAGCATCTGGTGCGGATTGCGCCGCAGGCGCGCGAACAGGATTTGCGCAATTTCCTGGGCAGTTTTTTGTTCCAGGGTGAAATGGCGACCTCGCCTGTCAAACCGTTTTCCGGCGGCGAAAAAGCGCGCCTGGCGCTGGCCCTGATCGTCTGGCAAAAGCCGAATTTGCTCTTGCTTGACGAACCGACCAACCATTTGGATCTGGAAACCCGTGAAGCGCTGACGATGGCCTTGGCGCAGTTTGACGGCACCCTGATTCTGGTCTCGCATGACCGCCATTTGCTGCGCGCCTGTACTGATCAATTCATGATTGTGGCGGAACACCGTTTGCAGGAATTCGATGGCGATTTGGATGATTATCGCGACTGGCTGTTCAAAACCCGCCTGGCCAAAGCCGCCGCCCAGCAAGTCGAAAAAGAAGGAGGGGCCGACCGGCGCGAGCAAAAACGCCTGGAGGCTGAGCAGCGCCAGCGTTTATCAGTGCTGAAAAAACCGATTGAGAATAAGCTCAAGAAGATCGAAACCGCGATGACCCGCGCGCAAGAACAAAAAGCGCCGCTGGATGCGGAATTGGCCGGCAGTGAAATTTATGATCCGGCGCGCAAAGAGCGTTTGAAGCAGATTCTGGCGCAACAGGCGCAGCTGGCGCGCGAATTGGAAACGCTGGAAATGGAGTGGCTGGAGCAGCAACAAGCACTGGAAGACCTGTTACAACAACCTTGA
- the prmB gene encoding 50S ribosomal protein L3 N(5)-glutamine methyltransferase — MNPDLNLLQTVRDLLRYGVTRFNHAKLFFGHGSSNAFDEAAYLILHTLQLPLDRLEPFLDARLLPEEVTQVLQVIERRATDRVPAAYITNEGWLGNYRFYVDERVIVPRSFIAELIPDLFSPWVEAENVTRALDVCTGSGCLAIMLADAFPQAQVDALDLSHAALQVASRNVEEYELAERVKLYESDLYAGLPAGLRYDLIISNPPYVNSQSMQKLPKEYMAEPEMALAGGEDGMDLVRRIISGAAQLLEDDGVLVVEIGNERENAERAFPRAEFTWLSTSAGDDMVFLLTADQVRELHQSL; from the coding sequence ATGAATCCTGATTTGAATCTTTTACAAACCGTACGCGATCTGCTGCGCTACGGCGTGACCCGTTTTAACCATGCCAAGCTGTTTTTCGGGCATGGCAGCAGCAATGCCTTCGATGAGGCAGCGTATCTGATTTTGCACACCTTGCAATTGCCGCTGGACCGCCTCGAACCTTTTCTGGACGCCCGCCTGTTGCCGGAAGAAGTGACGCAGGTGCTGCAAGTAATCGAGCGGCGCGCCACCGACCGGGTGCCGGCGGCCTACATCACCAATGAAGGCTGGCTGGGCAATTACCGCTTTTATGTGGATGAGCGGGTGATTGTGCCGCGCTCCTTCATCGCCGAATTGATCCCGGATCTGTTTTCGCCCTGGGTGGAGGCGGAAAATGTGACGCGCGCGCTGGATGTCTGCACCGGCTCCGGCTGCCTGGCGATTATGCTGGCCGACGCCTTCCCGCAAGCGCAGGTGGATGCGCTGGACTTATCGCATGCCGCTTTGCAAGTGGCTTCGCGCAATGTCGAAGAATACGAGCTGGCCGAGCGCGTCAAACTGTATGAATCGGATCTGTACGCCGGCCTGCCCGCCGGCCTGCGCTATGACTTGATTATTTCCAATCCGCCGTATGTCAACAGCCAGTCGATGCAAAAGCTGCCCAAGGAATACATGGCCGAACCGGAAATGGCCTTGGCCGGCGGCGAAGACGGCATGGATCTGGTGCGCCGCATTATCAGCGGCGCGGCGCAATTGCTGGAAGACGATGGCGTGCTGGTGGTGGAAATCGGCAATGAACGGGAAAACGCCGAGCGCGCCTTCCCGCGCGCCGAATTCACCTGGCTGTCCACCAGCGCCGGCGACGATATGGTGTTTTTGCTGACCGCAGACCAAGTGCGCGAACTGCATCAATCGCTGTAA
- the dapE gene encoding succinyl-diaminopimelate desuccinylase, with amino-acid sequence MSATLALTEELIRLPSVTPHDKGCQQRIAELLTELGFACENMPSADVENLWARRGASGPLLVFAGHTDVVPTGPVKQWHSDPFTPEIRDGKLYGRGAADMKASLAAMVVAVREFISAHPDHRGSIAFLLTSDEEGPAVDGTVVVCRKLKERGEQLDYCIVGEPTSAKELGDMIKNGRRGSLSGHLIIKGVQGHIAYPQLAKNPIHLAAPALAELAATVWDEGNEYYLPTSWQISNIHSGTGATNVIPGELTLDFNFRYSTASTAQSLRERLEAVLHKHDLQFHIDWVQSGLPFLTPRGTLSDALSDAIEAETGLRPELSTTGGTSDGRFIAQICPQVIECGPPNASIHKIDEHVEVRHLDALKNIYRRTMENLLL; translated from the coding sequence ATGAGCGCTACCCTGGCCCTGACCGAAGAATTGATCCGCCTGCCATCCGTCACGCCGCACGATAAAGGTTGTCAGCAACGCATTGCCGAATTACTCACCGAACTTGGCTTTGCCTGTGAAAACATGCCCTCTGCGGATGTGGAAAACCTGTGGGCGCGGCGCGGCGCCAGCGGTCCGCTGTTGGTGTTTGCCGGCCACACCGATGTGGTGCCGACCGGCCCCGTCAAACAGTGGCATTCCGATCCTTTTACGCCGGAAATCCGGGATGGCAAGTTGTATGGGCGCGGCGCGGCGGATATGAAAGCCTCACTGGCGGCGATGGTGGTGGCGGTGCGCGAATTTATCAGCGCCCATCCGGATCATCGCGGCTCCATCGCGTTTTTACTCACCAGCGATGAGGAAGGGCCGGCGGTTGACGGCACGGTGGTGGTGTGCCGCAAGCTCAAAGAACGCGGCGAGCAATTGGATTATTGCATCGTCGGCGAACCGACTTCAGCGAAAGAGCTGGGCGATATGATCAAAAACGGGCGGCGCGGCTCGCTCTCCGGCCACTTGATCATCAAAGGCGTGCAAGGCCATATCGCCTACCCGCAATTGGCGAAAAACCCGATCCACCTGGCCGCCCCGGCGCTGGCTGAGCTGGCCGCCACCGTATGGGATGAGGGCAATGAGTATTATCTGCCGACCTCATGGCAGATTTCCAACATCCATTCCGGCACTGGCGCCACGAATGTGATTCCGGGTGAATTGACGCTGGATTTCAATTTCCGCTATTCCACCGCCAGCACCGCGCAAAGCCTGCGCGAGCGCCTCGAAGCGGTGTTGCACAAACACGATTTGCAATTCCATATTGACTGGGTGCAAAGCGGCCTGCCCTTCTTGACCCCGCGCGGCACGCTGTCAGATGCGCTGTCGGATGCGATTGAAGCGGAAACCGGCTTGCGGCCTGAGCTCTCGACCACCGGCGGCACCTCGGATGGGCGCTTTATTGCGCAAATCTGTCCGCAGGTGATCGAATGCGGCCCGCCTAACGCCAGCATCCATAAAATTGACGAACATGTCGAAGTGCGCCATTTGGACGCCTTGAAAAATATTTATCGCCGCACGATGGAAAATCTGTTGCTGTGA
- a CDS encoding ArsC family reductase yields the protein MSKLFLYGIPNCDTVKKARVWLQEQGREFTFVDFKKIPPDAALLHSWLAQAAHEQLINRKGTTWRGLSDDEKNAVCDAASAASLMQHKPSVIKRPVLIDDGKLLALGFSAQQYAELFSAK from the coding sequence ATGAGCAAGCTGTTTTTATATGGCATTCCGAATTGCGACACGGTGAAAAAAGCCCGCGTCTGGCTGCAAGAACAGGGCCGCGAATTCACCTTTGTCGATTTCAAAAAAATCCCGCCCGACGCCGCCCTGCTGCACAGCTGGCTGGCGCAAGCCGCACATGAGCAACTGATCAATCGCAAAGGCACGACCTGGCGCGGCTTGTCGGACGATGAAAAAAACGCGGTGTGCGACGCCGCCAGCGCCGCCAGTCTGATGCAGCACAAACCGTCTGTGATCAAGCGCCCGGTGTTGATCGATGACGGCAAATTATTAGCGCTGGGCTTTTCCGCGCAACAGTATGCAGAGCTGTTCTCTGCAAAATAA
- a CDS encoding PilT/PilU family type 4a pilus ATPase, producing MTMDRLFTLMKEKDASDMFFAVNAPVHLKINGNLIPINQQRLDHDNIASLLSEVLSKEQMDELLRDNELNMGIPVANIGRFRLSAFRQRGSISAVFRFVPGTIPRLGDLGLPPVLADLIMEKRGLILLVGATGSGKSTTIASMLDHRNELRSGHILTLEDPIEYLFRNKKSIVNQREIGTDTVNLYTALRNSMRQAPDCILIGEIRDKETMAAAMAYAQSGHLVLATLHANNSYNALNRIISFYPIENRPALLQDLSTTIKAIVSQRLVRSINGGPRTPAVEIMVNTRHISELIEKGEIGQIKEAMDKSLSPGSQSFEMALLQLVRDNKVSQDEALANADSATNLLWMLNNTSENKPGQVEVKAPEEPAATSYTEFTLNL from the coding sequence ATGACAATGGATCGCCTGTTTACCTTGATGAAGGAAAAAGACGCATCTGACATGTTTTTTGCAGTCAATGCGCCTGTACACCTGAAAATCAATGGCAACCTGATTCCCATCAACCAGCAAAGACTGGATCACGACAATATCGCCTCCCTGTTGAGTGAGGTGCTCAGTAAAGAGCAGATGGATGAATTGCTGCGTGATAACGAATTGAACATGGGCATACCGGTGGCCAATATTGGCCGCTTCCGCCTGTCTGCTTTCCGCCAGCGCGGCAGCATATCCGCCGTATTCCGCTTTGTGCCGGGCACGATTCCGCGTCTGGGCGATCTCGGTCTGCCGCCGGTGTTAGCCGATTTGATCATGGAAAAGCGCGGTTTGATTTTGCTGGTCGGGGCCACCGGCTCCGGCAAATCGACCACCATCGCTTCGATGCTGGACCACCGCAATGAATTGCGCTCCGGCCACATCCTGACCCTGGAAGATCCGATCGAATACCTGTTCCGCAATAAAAAATCGATCGTCAACCAGCGTGAAATCGGCACCGACACCGTGAATTTATACACCGCGCTGCGCAATTCCATGCGTCAGGCCCCGGATTGTATTTTGATCGGCGAAATCCGCGACAAGGAAACCATGGCGGCCGCCATGGCCTATGCGCAATCCGGCCATCTGGTATTGGCCACGCTGCACGCCAACAACAGCTATAACGCCTTAAACCGCATCATCAGCTTCTATCCGATTGAAAACCGGCCTGCGCTGCTGCAGGATTTATCGACCACGATCAAAGCCATCGTTTCCCAGCGCCTGGTGCGCTCGATCAATGGCGGGCCGCGCACGCCGGCGGTCGAAATCATGGTCAACACGCGCCATATTTCCGAGCTGATCGAAAAAGGCGAAATCGGCCAGATCAAAGAAGCGATGGACAAGAGCCTCTCGCCCGGTTCGCAATCGTTTGAAATGGCGCTCTTGCAATTGGTGCGCGATAACAAAGTCAGCCAGGATGAAGCGCTGGCGAATGCTGACTCGGCCACCAATTTGCTGTGGATGTTGAATAACACCTCGGAAAACAAACCGGGCCAGGTGGAAGTCAAAGCGCCGGAAGAACCTGCGGCCACTTCTTACACTGAATTCACTTTAAATCTGTAA